tggggaacattgttctcaaagtgctggattgtTTGCTGAAGCATCAAATTGACAAAtgtcgaatgatccttgctcttgaaggactaggcagtttttggaggctccttatataatatgacatgattgcctcacctgtttaacatctcctgtttcacatcgtcttatttcaacttgtcaaattgttattagtcttaaattgcccgtctcaaATTTTTGAAGCgcgttgcaatcatctgatttgaaattactgtaattttttatttttttttactatgaaattcacaaggtaaaacttcatataatgtgtagttgtggtgctttcaatataagtgtgaatatcatttacaaatcacacctttttgtttttattagcttttttcaaactgtcccaacttttttggaattggggttgtagaataaatgtaaaaaaaaaatatatattttatacatgtattgcaaacattttttaaatgaggaaCACCTTTAAGATTGAAGTTTCAAAATGTTCAGCATTCAACTCAGCATACGTTTCTAATATTTGTATACCGCACTGCAATTACGTCTTTTGCTTTCACCTATTTGCACACTGGATTATGATTGGCATCCATGTGCGCACGCAACCAACGGCATGCGGCATTTCTTTAATGCATAACCAAAATCTAAAACCTAAGCTTACCTACAACTTAAAACCCCTAAAATAATAAGAACAAAAATCAACCCACCTGATTTCCGAAGACCCCGATGGAACACGCAGTGGACACCTCATCCGAACCGAACCACACCGACGCGATGCGCGAGGGCATCCCGAGGATGAACACCTGGGCCACGGAGCAAGTTAACTGACCCAGAAATGTCACGGGAAAAAGGTCCGGTCTTGCACTGGCCACCTTGATCCACGTGCCTGCGCAGTTCAGTGCAGCGGCAACGAGCGCGATGACCCGCAGACCTTTTTTATCCAAGAGCCACGAGACGGGAAAAATGAGCGGAATGTACGTTAACATGTAAATCATGGACATCCAGTCAATGGTGAAAGAGTCCACGCTATAGAAGCGCATGAATATATTGTTGATGATCCCGTATTGAATCCACTGATATGAGTTACACAGCGAGTATGAGCTGAATAAACACACTATGATCCATCTCTTCTTATATAAACGCGTTACCGGCGGCGAGGTTTGATGCTCAAGACACACCTCAGCATCAGTCACGGCCGTTTTGGataaatatgtattataattCACCTCCCGACTCACCGACTTTAACTCCTCGCCCATTTCCTCTCTATTAAAATGCCTTCGAAACCTAGTAACAATGTCATAGATGTCATTCATTCATGTTAACTTATGTCAAACTAGCTTGTTTAAATACTTACATTACATGGCATATTAATGATATAATAACTGAGATTCAATTCTAGCAAATAAACATCCAATCTCGCTTCGATTTATATCAATCCGCTGCACGGATTTGATTGCAGCGAAAACTCTTCAAACATTCGCTCAAAAGTTTCGACAATGTGGAGAAGCTCTCAATAATGCAGAAGGGAAATGTAAACAAACTTGGCGAGCGAAATGGGTGGAGCTTAACGACAGAGGCGGAGTTTTCTGATCtctcattaaagggttagttcaccccaaaaaagaaaattctctcatcatttactcacactcatgatatccctggtgtgtatgattttctttcttcagcagaactcaatttaaaataaaataaaataaaataaagaaatatatctTAGCTCAGTGGGTCCTTAAAATGTACGTGGATGGTGATCCAACATTTGAAGTTTTAAAAAGAGCAGactgtcagcataaatgtcattcatACGACtttagtggttaaattaatgtcttctaaactgACACGTAAATTGTTGGTGCAATTaagcactttttaactataaaccatcactTCCGTTAAGCTTCACGTGAGCGCTGcgttagggtgaccatacgtcctctttttttGACCTTAAAAAGTGTCTGGCTGTGGTTTGCGAAAATGTCTGGGATtcagctttagttgcattatgatgtgcatctggccTAATACTTAAAATTGTGTGCtcacatatttgcattgctttaacccatctttgtaagtcccgccttctcacaAACCAATTGGTCGAATTATAAgtggcttgcagcaactattggccaaattcctgcctgccAATCGCTCTGCGAACGtgcgaagcgctgttgtgtttggcatcaaacagttgcttgataGTAGCAGCAAATGGCAGCTGAGTGGAAACGATGGTGGATACTcggttgtaaacagcgctgctcttctgggTGTGTCGCACGTGTGTCAGTTCTCACGTGTTTCACTTGCCAACGCGATTACATCACACGcacatactgctgctgactggaagcGATTAATTcgagttaaaaagtactttaatattgatcttttcacaccaaaagcaatcgtgtccctttagaagacattaatttaaccactggagtcctatgggtgacgtttatgctgactgctctttttggagcttcaaaggtcggATCACCATCCAAGTGCcttttaaggaccttctgagctaagatatttattttttatttttcttcaaatgtgtcctgctgaagaaagaaagtcatacacacctggtatatcatgagggtgagtaaatgatgagagaatgatttcatttttgggtgaactaaccctggGACTTAAcccatgggggaaaaaaatatttgtagtgTTTATACTATTTAAATGAACATCAAAAATAGATGTGATTAAAGTGGTGAAAAAATTATGACCTGTCACAGTCAGATCACAGGACCAAaatattcactttaaaaaaaaaggttaatgcccatgttattttcatttcatattaCTCTTATCACGCATGATGTGTATACAAAGGCAAAGGGGTTCCTTGGTACATTACTTTTCTCAGTGGGACCTGGAGAGAGGAATACACTGATAGcacactgtgacagggcggagggcagggccgggtcgtgattttacacacccggtcccctattaggctaatcaagcctccgagagggacaaaggccgactgcgggtggtggtgcgacagagagagaacgtttacgggcagctgtccatcctatgtgtgtgtttgtgtcttttggtttatttcttcattaaactattatttatattgtcaagccggttctcgactcctcctttccattgaactgctttacactggtgccgaatacacgggaaggaggagggatatgccgtagtggagttctcaccgctaccatcaaccccaacggagcagccgaggGGATAAGGGGCTCCTAGCGACCGCCTCTaccggtcagggccactgccaggggcgggggagaccccttctgttccccgagaacgtggcggggcgttctgtccgccaggggctgaaTGATTGCCTCCAATCCGCCCGgtgaggcgcggctgtcgtccactagagggtggaagagtggccgatgaccaagctatggcgtatcagagaaccagcgtgtaagtgttttttttttctttctttctctatctctcctctctttcccactgccgctccgcgttggccttttccctcttttaaatgttacagttttttgttgttggggGGGttgtactgcactgttacagggagtacccccctatttttcattaGTTTCCCTCActctgtcccctcccagattcaggaaggcaggTATGACCTACCTGACATCTATATGATGTGTTTCTACATTTGGAAgatgtattttcttttacattgtttgctaatctacagtatatctataagacgtatgtcaataaatatgtctcagatgtcaataagacatttagCAGATGCCTTTGAGACGTTTaggatttagaatgtttgtaaatctgatatatttaagatgtttagctgagattaattagattgtgatgcttcccagatgaaaatatctaaaacagactATAAAATTATAGCTTCAGGCCAAGCTTCAAAAACTGCCAGCAAAGATATAAAGAGCCTCTAACTTAACCCCTACAATTTTTAGGGTAACCCTTAACCTTACTCTAACCTTTAATCGTTGCCTTTTTAGGGGCCATTGCCAGCCCCCTTCCACACAACaagatcacatgggaagtcggcatAATGTTTGCAAGCATGGTAGTACCctacctggagtggtggtggcgtagtggactgaagcacataactgttaatcagaaggtcgctggttcgatccccacagccaccaccattgtgtccttaagcaaggcacttaactccaggttgctccggggggattgtccctgtaataagtgcactgtaagtcgctttggataaaagcatctgccaaatgcataaatgtaaatgtaccctaGGATTGAccacattatgcagactcactgacaagcaccatctcttGTCAGACATGTTCACATCGGCTCCTATGTGTTTACCTGGGGTCATATCCCACGTTGAAACCAGAAAGTTATCACATTCGTTCTCATAATGAGTAATGAGCACATTTCAGTGGTTACATTtgtccctctaacattacatttttactgcacTTATGTTTAAGTTTGGGGGTTATTTTGGGGGATACAGTtcctaaaatatgcattcctcttctctATATTACAGCctgaacagctgaaaacaacttgcttctcaactcacttttggcgcccctctgtggacatgtGCGGAAAATGGACCTTGCATGCCAAACgaccaacaacacttactgatttgtccactgggggcagtgtttcacattttgggaagcacagactgattttagctaaataaAAGTCAACCAACTGTTTGCTAtgtcactgtgagatcagtctgaccaGGCCCAGTTTTGCTGCCCACCCTCTACTATCTGTAGTTACGTCAGAGATTCTTTATGCTAAGATCAGCCTCCACAGCTTTTCCATATCCTGAATATGGATAACAGAGAGCATAACAGTCGACTTGGATCGTGTGTGTCTTCTTTATATAGCCCTGACGTCAATTAACTAAGTTAAGAGTGTTAGAACAGTAAATCACAGTTTGTGgttaccatacaaatgaatgggttGAGTCATAAACTGACTTTTGTTGTAGTTATCTCCACTCAAAGTTTACTACAAAAGGATAGTTTAGTGTAAAACAATTTGAAGATAAGCGGACAGGGGGTGAATTTACTATGAGATGAGCAGTTTCCTCGCAAAAGCATTTTATTCAGCGTACTGAAGCATCTCccccatagacatccattcaaaaattACAGCCTAGTCTCCTTGCCAGTGAATTGCTGTGTCATGCATTGTTTTGCTAACATTGGAGGCTCCCCCTTGGAAGATTGGTTATGCACTGTGTCTATGTTATTTTCATTACAAACTAACCTAACTTGAGTGGAAATATCGCCCCTTCTTGTATTTGTCCTACCCTCTTCTGGAGTAACCCCGCCCATTCTGGAATTACCACGCCCTCTTTTTGACCATTTGGAGATGTCCATGCTTCAGCTACTTAGGCAGGGGTGGtccaattattataattgtttgtgatcACTGGGTAAggtattttattgaaatattttatagGAGATGGCTGGGCCGAATTTAACTTTTTATGCCAGTTTCTaaagctttaaattatttaaacgaTTCCTTTTAGTCTACAAACTTCTCCAATAAGACGAAAATCGTACTTGGAATTAAATGCGTCTTAAAGGTGGATTCGGCCTTCTGAGCCACCAAGCGTCCTCTGGAGGAGAACATATGTACTGCAAATGAGATGCTGAAAACATTCCTTGAATTCATTTATCAAAGAATAAATATAATATGGCAGTAAACACATCAGAAAGACAAAGACCAGAATGCAGAGCACTAATGCAGCTTTTCACTCATGCTGTTTTTAGAGGGTTCTGTGTTGTCGTGAACCTGAAGAGCTCTTATAGTGATCGCATAAACTCCAATTAGAAAATCGGACACAGCCAAAGAGAGGATGAGGATATTAGCAGGTGTCAGAAGAACCGCAGCTGCTGAGGCCACATAAATGAACACATAGACAGGAAAATTAACAGATCTCTCTGGACAGGAAAATTCCACAGTCATCAGTTTGGTTCACTGCTGTAAAATTAATAGATTGTGAAGCATTTGGAAGAgacgtcaaaaaaaaaaagaagaagaaaaaaaaaagagtattgtTCTCGTTGACTTCCGTCACATAAAATGCAATACTGACACAACCAGAGATAAAGATCTCTCAAGACAAGATTCATGGATTCACATCAGCTAATTGTGTCTTCAACAGCAGAATCTACTCTGAACTGACCCTCAGTGTAGCATCAACATTCACTCCCAGAGGTTCATTCTGTGTTGACTTTTATCTGTTTGACCTGTTGACTTGTTTTCTCAGTGATGTGAATTctatttttaatgttgttttcaaGGCCACCAGCATCAAGGGGTATTCAAATACAGCTGGGAGGTTTGGATTGCTTGAACATGAGGTTGTTTGCAACTTTTTATTCGCCTAGTTGGGTCCACAAGATTTTTAACCAAAATGGCCATGCTTTGTTTTTCCAGAAGAGCTGGAAAACCTCACATTgcattcatttataaaaatgtattctcgTTTTAAATGCATGAATAGCACTAGTATTTGCAATAATGGCCAGCTCTATAAAATGTTGTTCCAATCTAAACCCAGTGACAGCGGCCCCCAAATTGAGGGAAATGTGGGTGAAAATAAACCTTGGCGGATAATGCCGTCAACTCACTACTAGCAAATTTGGCAAGGGTTTTCTATCATGTTACAACATTATTCCTTTTCCCTGACAGTATTTCAACCAAAAAGCATGTTGTCTATTTTCCCTCAGCTGTTTAGAATCAAACACAATGTCCGATTCGTGAACgaatcactcttttaaatcgGTTCTTTCAGTCAAACTGCTCagcaaaatggtctgaatcgCAACTGATTCGGGTGGCTCACACGCGTACTGAATTGTTTGGAGCACTTTCTCACTTGGTAAACATTAATGGGACACAtgagaacaaacaaacagaagTGCTAGATGAAGTGGAATATTTACAGACAATCCATTGAAACAAAAGCTGCAAATACATCCCATCGTTTTCCAGCAATGCATTAAGCGGAGTGCGCAGCTTGAGGACGACTCTGTAATGTGTGTGGGTAAACATGTTCTTATAAAAAAACGAGTTTCAAAACAATAGCATGAATGTACCAAAGTTTAGATGAACCatgaatcattcagtaccatggtatgtaTGCAGGCCTAAATTTCAAAGGTGTTACTTTCTGATACCATTACTGTACCATGGTCAAATATATGTGGACTCATTATGGCCATCCCATTTCAAAAGGTCTGGAGCCACCACTGTCCAAGCCTGTATGACTGTCTGTCATGGactacaaaaggagatgtatggCAGAATATTAGAAACtgacagcatcagtcaccattcacttacattgcatttttttattcattgaaTTAATCTGAATAGAAAGTAAAcctacaaaagtaaaaaaaaaaaaagaaaatggaaatagGCTATATATAATGCAAAAGTTTTATTTGTCACAACAATCTTAACCGCTATAAATATTTGCTGGTATATTATGTAATTCCCGTTCAAAATAAAGTGGCAGTATATACTTTTGTGTGGGGTGTTCCAAAAAGACACACATGAGACTGTAATGCCCAGCTCTCTTTAGAGTACCCACTTTGGGTCTCTGCCCTTcagagtgagtagggcataggatGCTCATTTCATCTTGCCTGACCTGTTCCAAGGTGACCACCTAAAATAGCCATGCCATCCATAAGGTATGAAAAAAAATGGGGGGGTTGATAATAACAGCAGCTAAGATCATTGGAAATGCAAATGGAAATTATTAGAATCtgtacataattatttatttttttatacaatatacattttagcAATTAAAGATAAATTGTATCAGACTTAAGGGAAAATAGGCAATTGTCAATAGGAAAgagaacaatttttttaattacaaagtaTTTAGTTTAAACAagcaaaacacacatttatttcaCATTGTTCCTAATTAAGATCTTACAGAGAGCACGTTTATCAGGGAGGAATCTGGGTTAAATACTTTAAAAGATACAATTAATTTGAAACTTTCCTTAAACCAAGGGTAGAACGAAGCATAAATAAGTGGATTGATTGAGGAATTAAGGTAAAAAAGAACCAAAACATTGTTGATGACACTATAAAATGTGTCATCTcttaaaaaattgtttaaagAATAAATATAATATGGCAGCAAGCACAGGAGAAAGACAAAGACCAGAATGCCGAGCACTAATGCAGCTTTACCTTCTGATTTCATGGAGAGAAGGAAGACTTTCATTCTGTTTTTAGAGGATTCTGTGTTATAAACCTTAACTGCTCTAATAGCAGTTGCATGTTTCTTAGCAATAAAAAACACATgcgtgtataatataataataagcgTACATGGAATAACAAACACAACCAGGAGATCAATGAGAGACGACACCTCATCTATGATATAAAGACATTGTCCTGGACACATGAAAAAAGAGAAGTTTCCATTAATAAAAAGAATAGTGAAGTTATAAAGGAGTGAAAACATCCAGTTAAACAAAGTTGCTATGCAGATCACAGTGGGAGAGATTTTCTCGGAGTATACAAATGGATAACTTAATGCAAAAAAACGATCAACTGCTATCAGACCCACAGTGTGAACAGAAACACAAGTCACCAGAAAAGTCACAAAATTGAATATAGTGCAGAAAATTGGTCCAGAGATCCAACATGACTCGATCAGCCACATCAAATGAAATGGCATCACAAAAACTCCAACTAGGAAATCAGACACAGCCAAAGAGAGGATGAGGATATTGGCAGGTGTGTGGAGCTGCTTGAAGTGACTAACAGAGATGATGACCAGCAGGTTTCCACACACGGTCAGAAGAACCACAGCTGCTGAGACCACATAAATGAACACATAGACAGGAAAAGAAACAGATCTCTCTGGACAGGAAAATTCCAGACAGTCATCAGTTTGGTTCACTGCTGAAACATTCATGTTATTTTGGAGAAACGTGCAAGCAAAGTCTTCCTTCTCTAATTGTACACACTGTAGATTTACACACAATGCCAATAGATTTAAATGTAATACTTGCATTTCCAACAGAGTCCAGTTTCATTTGATCTGTAAGCAGTTTTCACTGTGCCCAGAACATTCTGGAAGGAAGAAGAAACTAGCTTAGCAAACACCAAGTCTTGCTGATTTATATATGCACAGATGTAACCTGCCCCCTCCCCT
This sequence is a window from Xyrauchen texanus isolate HMW12.3.18 chromosome 30, RBS_HiC_50CHRs, whole genome shotgun sequence. Protein-coding genes within it:
- the taar14a gene encoding trace amine associated receptor 14a, which produces MNVSAVNQTDDCLEFSCPERSVSFPVYVFIYVVSAAVVLLTVCGNLLVIISVSHFKQLHTPANILILSLAVSDFLVGVFVMPFHLMWLIESCWISGPIFCTIFNFVTFLVTCVSVHTVGLIAVDRFFALSYPFVYSEKISPTVICIATLFNWMFSLLYNFTILFINGNFSFFMCPGQCLYIIDEVSSLIDLLVVFVIPCTLIIILYTHVFFIAKKHATAIRAVKVYNTESSKNRMKVFLLSMKSEGKAALVLGILVFVFLLCLLPYYIYSLNNFLRDDTFYSVINNVLVLFYLNSSINPLIYASFYPWFKESFKLIVSFKVFNPDSSLINVLSVRS